In Nicotiana tabacum cultivar K326 chromosome 10, ASM71507v2, whole genome shotgun sequence, the DNA window TAAGATGGAAAATTCATAATCAAGTCCAGAAATTTATAGGAAGAGAACATTTAGTAGCAGATCATTTAACAAACAAATTCTACAGCCAAGTAAAAACTGCCCTGAACTTCTTAGGCACTTCCATGAGGAAAGACTATATACCACATCATGGAAAAGAACACGAAGCAACTTACTTGCAATGGGAGTATAAAGTTGGATATTAAAGAGTCTATGGAGCACATTTCACATAATGCTGCAATGGCATGGCAGGCCTCAATTCCTTTCTGCCCACCTCCAAAGGCATTGTACGCTGATCCATAAATAGAAACTTCTGGTTCTTGACTGGGAACTTCATTATTTGTAGCTAAAGCTTCATCAATTCTTGTTTCAGGATCTTCCTCAGCATTGTCATCCGCTTCATCAAGAATATCAAAGTCCGCAGAAACTTTGCCAGAGAGAGCCTTCAAAGCATCCCCACTAACAGAAGGCCAGCCACTGGCAGTGTACATCTCAGTGTCGATAAGATCACAAATTCTATGTAGTCGGATTTTACGAAATTTGGTGGGAGCCTTCTTTCCTTCTTCAATTACTTTATCGACATTTGGAACTTTGAATTCTTTCTCATATGGTAGACTCTCATCAGAATTCTTTCTGTTCAGAAAttatttttggaaagaaaaagaaaatcaaatgtgAGGTATTTTCGGACTGAATAAGCATAAGACAACCTGAAGAAAAAACGAAAGCAAAGACATTATATGCTGCCATAGCTTAATGTGAAATTGTGGTAACACACTCCAACGCAAAACTTCCAGGAGGTTAACTGGATTTTATTGTAGTTGTATAAATGGCATCTGGAAATTAACAAGAACATGGATCCTCGAAAGCTGAATCTCATGCACGAGGATGCCATCACCTCTCGCAGAGGTGAAACTTGAATAGAGGCAGCGCAGAGATTGAAATATAGATGCTTGTACTTGGTCTTTTGGTTTAGTTATTTAGGTACTATACTCCGACTCCTCAATTCCCTCCCTTTTGTGGGAGCTTGAGTTTTTGCAATGTATATATTTTGCACCTCCCGTGTACCTTAGATAAGCAATAAAATCTAACTTTACTCAATAACAAAATAAGATGGGATTTGCAGAGAAGCTTCTGATCGATAACAAATATTAAATCAGCAAAAGCATGATTGCATTACGGCTCATGTTCTTCATGTGCTGATTACACTTTCTGTACATATTTTATTGCCCTGTGTGTCATTGCGGGATTAGCCAAGGACAGCTACTCAACCATAATTGATTGCACACAGCAAAATCAATAATATCTACACTGGTGAAAGAGTACAGAGGGGGATGCTATTTGACTACCGGACACACAGATGAACGAGAAACGTGTGATATGCAAAATGCAAGTTATTCAACACACTAAACATTTAGATTAAGTTTCTTCGCAAGAAAGTAATTTTTGGAAAGCTTTATACCTATTCTGGATGCCACCAAAAAACAGCTGCCGCAACTGTGTATCACTTCCAACATTCATGTACTTTGCATCAGGACAGTACTTAGCTGCCCAGTTACGAAATCTATTAGCAGCAACCTGCTGCTCAGCTTTAGCCACTTTCTCAATCTCGGCAAGATAGGCACGGTCAACCAGCACACCCTCAGTTTCCATTTGAACTAGCAGCTCACCAAATGGACGCCAGTATTTCTCATAAAACTCATACATCGATCCTTTACGAACTCCATCGAATGTCCAGATCCGTTTAGACAGTTTATTCTTCAAACTCTCGTAAAGCATCAATGTGCTTATGGAGTCTAATGCAGAATAACAAATCCATAATTCTCTCTCAGTTTTTTGCAACTCTTCAACAGAAGGAATGACAGTAACTTTACCCTCAGTTCCGTCTTTCTTCAGCTTTTTCCGACCAAAGATCGTTTTCATAGATATTTTACCAAACAGACCTTCACCATGGAACAGCCTTTCAGCATGGACAGGTCTAGCATCACGCATGACAGTGGAATCACCTGTTAGTGCCTCTAGTGAATAACCACCTGAAGTTCGCCTAGAGGAATCCCAAAGTCGTGCCATGTGCATTGTGTCAGCGTGAAAGCCCGATACTTTAAACCCATAGTTCTCGATGACATGGTTGTCAAAGCTATAATTGTGCCAGACCTACAGAAAAACCACTGCACATTATAATTTGTATGTTAATGGTATATGATATGATGCAGTAAATGACACAAGCCATGAACAAAGATCTTAAATAGACAGCCACAAAAGAAGGCATTTGGAGGAACAAATGTAACCAAATAAAGTTACCATCATAAAAGAGCTACCTTTCTAATGGATGGGTCTTGGAAAAATGGAGCAAATTCAACTAAGAGGTTCTTGCCACCTCCATCAAGAACATCTACCCAGATACAAGATTTCCCATCACCAAAATCAGCCTCTGGTCCAGAATAAATACTGAAGCATATAATATCTCCATGATCAACAGGTGTTTGCTGCTTAACATCAATCTTTGCTACCTATGTATGATTGATCAAAAAGGGTAAATAATCTCTAAAGTGGCTGAGAGACAAATTAAATTGCAAATGAAGAATTCTCCATGTGCATGGAAATCTCGAGAAATCAGAAAAACCAAACAAAACTAAGATAGACGTGCCTCTGTATCACACGCATGGACGAGATGCCTGTACTGACTTGTAAGCTTTCTGACAACTTCCTTAGCTGCTGATAAATTGTCAACCATATGAACTTTGTCATACATTGCACCCAACCTCTCACGGAGGGAAACTTGACTTACACCTGTTCCTTCATCACTGACAATCCTAGTCTTGGTTCCATTCACGACATCAGTTTCCATGGATTGAATTGcattcttttccattttattagTTGCACGCTCCAGGATAACCCTTTTTGCATTGGTCTCAGCTCCATTCATGACATCAGCTGTCACGGCTTGAATTACATTCTTCTCCATTTTATTCATAGCACGCTCCTGGATAACACCTTTTACTTTGACATTAACTACCTTGGTCTCGGTCCCGTTCACACTGTGTCTTAGTTGATCAGATGCATGACCCTCCCTTAGTTTATTTACCTTCTCCAACTTTGCTTCCATAATTTTGCTTGATAATTGCCCATTAAGATGGGAACCTTTTGATAAGGGTTTGTAATGAGATACATTAGAACCATCAACCTTATTTACTGACCTAGCTCCATTGACTCTTGAATGGTTAAGACCTACAGATAATTGTGGCAAATGGTTTTCATACTCTCTCCAGTTTCCAACTACCTTCTTTTCTCCTCCAGCAGAGTTATAAGGCGGTTTGCTTTTTGAAGATAAGTTGCCTCCTGAAATACAGGTTGTGGCAGAATAGCTAGAGGTGATGCGTTCACGCATCATTCTCGTATTGACTTCAGTTGGAACATCAAAAAATTCATCTTTCACCTTCCAATTTGTAGAGGCACTAACATTGCAATTTGCTGCTGAAATCTTTTTGTAACTGTTATAAGAGCTTTTAGCTTTAGAAGCTTTAAGAGCATTAGTTTCAACGATCCATCCGTAAGTACTGTCTTCCTCAATTTTATGTTGTAGTCCACTAGAAAATAACTTCCTTTCGTGACTTGATATTTGTTTAATGGAATCGCCAAGCACTGCTAAGCTGGACGATGCATTTTCTACACTCTGAGTTTTGCAATCTTCACGCCTGCAAATGATATTCAGCTTTGAATAGAAAAAGAACTGGGACTTGGTAATCTAACATTCAATCGCTGGCGTTGTGCTTTCAATTCTCTCCCTATTCATTAGATCATACATTGTCGAAAACATATTCACATATATCTTAACTGGCATAAGTATCTGCATTACAGTGGTGAGTGGTGGACAAAGAAGCAAAAATTCCTCTTTGTCAAAGAAAATAAGTgtcattttttacaaaataatatgatgggatgaTGTTTCAAGATAAGCAATATATTCCAAATTTCCATAATCAGCTCAAAGTTGCCACCCTCCACACACCATAAGTAGAACTTAAGAAACAGCACTAGAATAATTCTCCACTGTGACCTTACATTTCCTAAGAAAACTGATAATCGGTCCACCATCTTCGTCCTAACTGTAATGCCAACCATCTACTAATACTTTTGACTAAgtaattttattaacaacttcagAAGCAAGGAGGTATATTATGGGAGTACAAAAGCATCATTGTTTCTAAGTGTCTGGCGAAGCCAGAAAATTcaataagggtgttcaaattttgaacacctTTTGCCAGTGGGCTATGCaagggtgttcaaagtctattttcaatcaataacaagtaatattttattaaatacaaagtataatttttcggcgaagggggtaAGTTGACCACCCTTGGGCCAACATAGCTTCAAGTCAAGTATATTCTCAAAATCGTTTACAGAAACACTTTTGCAAGCATTTAAACTTTACAAAAGACAAGGTTAATAAgtaaataaagaaacaaaaaactcAAATGGTACTCACCCTGCATTCCAAAACAAGGGGGCAGGCAGTAACCAAATAAAACAAACAATAAAAAGTACTTTTTCTTTCATAAACTCTGTAATCAGCCAAACTATGACAAGTATTAATAAGGTTAAAAGGGAAGAAacattatatataataaaataaaaggtagAAAAGGAAGGGGCAAACCTGTGGAGGGCTTTACCAGAAGAAGCCCAAAAGGAGCGAGAAGAGGAGAAGGAATGAGGAGAAAACCAAAGATAAGAGGTGGGTTTGAAAGGGGAAGACTGAACTGAGAACCCCAAGAATGCCATGGCAGCTCTGCTTACTAGCTGCTTATTGCTCAAAAGAGCGGCCGTCTTGATAATAAAGTAGTAGtaatagtatttttttatttatttttaaccacaaaagaataaaaagaacaaCTGGAGGGGGGTGAGACTGTAAAAGTAGgaaaattttagggttttacAAGGGTTTATTTGTTGTTTGTCTGGACGTGGTAGTGGAGAAGCAGAGAACAGAGGCCATATATGTATACAGTACAGACTCTTCTGTCTATACATACACTGTATGTAAACAGGGAacagggagagagagagagagagagagaagaggaaagGAGTATTGAATTATTAGTAGCTGAGGAGTCTTAAAACCCTTTTTGCTTGCTGGCACGGACATTTGACTATGTTGTCGTCTcgtgttttttcttttttcttacttcctccgtttcaataacaatgattttttttaaaataatttaattttaaatttttttattcttaataaaataatttatagctatataaatatttataaattattttaaactacATATATAAAAGTCATTCTCATTTTTGGGGGAAGTATTTTTTTTCCCATTGCCTCGTGTATTACCCTTGCTTTTATTGTCACTGATATATGGCATTTTTTAATTGAAAAATTGAACTAATAAGAATAATTATTTTGGTTAAGAAAATTTTGGTTTTCCGcaatcaaaacaaagaaaaattgaactAATAAGTATAACTGTTTTggttaaaaaaaaattggtttcCGGGAATCAAAACAAAATGTTTTGCTTTATTTCGATTTAGTTGTCCTTTGTTTTATGAGAGAAGTCTTATTGGATAAGTTGTACGTGAGgatttggattttattttattttgcttaaCTTTGAAGGAGAACTAGTATTAGTACTCGCGTGATGCGCGGACAAAAATTATATCAAATTGTGATGTAGGTTGTTTGAATCATGTGCGAATaaccttaaaaataaaaattatataacattggATATTAATTATGAAGAAGGATataaaattattgttcaaatctcgtagtagacaacctatttttttatatatatttgtattagCATAATCCTTAATTGTAGTACTTGCATTTCATTTTGCTgtcaatattaaagaatactaaacatgtcatgttgtgatctgtcttgtttgagcacattagataatattattttaacaaaattcttactatcactttgtttttatttgaaagactgaaagtcaaatatgtcttatttatcacatcatttttatgaaaattctttttttttgttcttttcttatagttattgtattatttattgattaatattattatactatcatataagtttttattagcttaataattaaattaatgtcttgcttattatcctttAATAGTCCTTAATAAATATAAatgttttattcttgaaatttggtatatttttatgcttGTAACCTCTTATTCGAaattttttaatcatttaaatttataagtaatattttaaaatatattttaattatttaatttatttatttttatttaatttaaagtataagtatcctcacactacctCTATTTTTTATACACTCTCTTCTCTACTAcaatattttaattagtttttatataACTATTTCacctataaccaaaataatatcatattttattttaaattgtaactttgaattaatttatttgattaataTGTTCCAAATATATTGAGTTTCTCTTATAATTATTTTGTATTAGCTGcagttaaattttttttctttttagctttaagatgcaaatttaatttttaatttttattagtaaaattacctatataaaaattttaatttaatcatattttataattattttgaacacattatatctgaaTGTTGTAGCAATATTTTCACTATCATATTATTTACTTATgtaaattttctttctcttttagttttaagataaaaatttaatttttaatttttattagtaaaattgccaatatagaaatttattttttatttttaaatttttattttttatttttaaatttttattttttattttatttttcataaataagacttcaattttATGCTATTATCCATAGTTTGAGCATTCTCATCATAGTTTTAAGAATTCTAATCTTACATTCAAAtagtttttccttttcatttctaatagtaattttttagtaatttaacgtaattttgctattttttaatcTGATATATAGTCTTACTACgttttatgtggcttttcattaacttgtaactttatttaatatcattatcaactactattctttaatataatatagataaatatataattttttaatcataaaataaatatt includes these proteins:
- the LOC107808080 gene encoding DNA polymerase I B, chloroplastic/mitochondrial-like (The RefSeq protein has 7 substitutions compared to this genomic sequence) encodes the protein MAFLGFSVQSSPFKPTSYLWFSPHSFSSSRSFWASSGKALHRREDCKTQSVENASSSLAVLGDSIKQISSHERKLFSSGLQHKIEEDSTYGWIVETNAFKASKAKSSHNSYKKISAANCNVSASTNWKVKDEFFDVPTEVNTRMMRERITSSYSATTCISGGNLSSKGKPPYNSAGGEKKVVGNWREYENHLPQLSVGLNHSRVNGARSVNKVDGSNVSHYKPLSKGSHLNGQLSSKIMEAKLEKVNKLREGHASDQLRHSVNGTETKVVNVKVKGVIQERAMNKMEKNVIQAVTADVMNGAETNAKRVILERATNKMEKNAIQSMETDVVNGTKTRIVSDEGTGVSQVSLRERLGAMYDKVHMVDNLSAAKEVVRKLTSQYRHLVHACDTEVAKIDVKQQTPVDHGDIICFSIYSGPEADFGDGKSCIWVDVLDGGGKNLLVEFAPFFQDPSIRKVWHNYSFDNHVIENYGFKVSGFHADTMHMARLWDSSRRTSGGYSLEALTGDSTVMRDARPVHAERLFHGEGLFGKISMKTIFGRKKLKKDGTEGKVTVIPSVEELQKTERELWICYSALDSISTLMLYESLKNKLSKRIWTFDGVRKGSMYEFYERYWRPFGELLVQMETEGVLVDRAYLAEIEKVAKAEQQVAANRFRNWAAKYCPDAKYMNVGSDTQLRQLFFGGIQNRKNSDESLPYEKEFKVPNVDKGIEEGKKAPTKFRKIRLHRICDLIDTEMYTASGWPSVSGDALKALSGKVSADFDILDEADDDAEEDPETRIDEALATNNEVPSQEPEVSIYGSAYNAFGGGQKGIEACHAIAALCEMCSIDSLISNFILPLQGQDVSGENGRIHCSLNINTETGRLSARRPNLQNQPALEKDRYKIRQAFVAAQGNSLIVADYGQLELRILAHLANRKSMLDAFKAGGDFHSRTAMNMYTHIREAVENGEVLLEWHPQPGEEKPPVPLLKDAFGSERRKAKMLNFSIAYGKTTIGLARDWKVSVKEAKETVDRWYSDRKEVSDWQEQRKFEAREFRRVHTLLGRARWFPSVKNATGSVKGHIERAAINTPVQGSAADVAMCAMLEISKNARLEELGWKLLLQVHDEVILEGPEESENEAMAIVVDCMSKPFGGKNILRVDLSVDSKCAKNWYSAK
- the LOC107808080 gene encoding DNA polymerase I B, chloroplastic/mitochondrial-like isoform X1, coding for MAFLGFSVQSSPFKPTSYLWFSPHSFSSSRSFWASSGKALHRREDCKTQSVENASSSLAVLGDSIKQISSHERKLFSSGLQHKIEEDSTYGWIVETNALKASKAKSSYNSYKKISAANCNVSASTNWKVKDEFFDVPTEVNTRMMRERITSSYSATTCISGGNLSSKSKPPYNSAGGEKKVVGNWREYENHLPQLSVGLNHSRVNGARSVNKVDGSNVSHYKPLSKGSHLNGQLSSKIMEAKLEKVNKLREGHASDQLRHSVNGTETKVVNVKVKGVIQERAMNKMEKNVIQAVTADVMNGAETNAKRVILERATNKMEKNAIQSMETDVVNGTKTRIVSDEGTGVSQVSLRERLGAMYDKVHMVDNLSAAKEVVRKLTSQYRHLVHACDTEAPKIDVKQQTPVDHGDIICFSIYSGPEADFGDGKSCIWVDVLDGGGKNLLVEFAPFFQDPSIRKVWHNYSFDNHVIENYGFKVSGFHADTMHMARLWDSSRRTSGGYSLEALTGDSTVMRDARPVHAERLFHGEGLFGKISMKTIFGRKKLKKDGTEGKVTVIPSVEELQKTERELWICYSALDSISTLMLYESLKNKLSKRIWTFDGVRKGSMYEFYEKYWRPFGELLVQMETEGVLVDRAYLAEIEKVAKAEQQVAANRFRNWAAKYCPDAKYMNVGSDTQLRQLFFGGIQNRKNSDESLPYEKEFKVPNVDKVIEEGKKAPTKFRKIRLHRICDLIDTEMYTASGWPSVSGDALKALSGKVSADFDILDEADDNAEEDPETRIDEALATNNEVPSQEPEVSIYGSAYNAFGGGQKGIEACHAIAALCEMCSIDSLISNFILPLQGQDVSGENGRIHCSLNINTETGRLSARRPNLQNQPALEKDRYKIRQAFVAAQGNSLIVADYGQLELRILAHLANCKSMLDAFKAGGDFHSRTAMNMYTHIREAVENGEVLLEWHPQPGEEKPPVPLLKDAFGSERRKAKMLNFSIAYGKTTIGLARDWKVSVKEAKETVDRWYSDRKEVSDWQEQRKFEAREFRRVHTLLGRARWFPSVKNATGSVKGHIERAAINTPVQGSAADVAMCAMLEISKNARLEELGWKLLLQVHDEVILEGPEESENEAMAIVVDCMSKPFGGKNILRVDLSVDSKCAKNWYSAK